Below is a window of Acanthochromis polyacanthus isolate Apoly-LR-REF ecotype Palm Island chromosome 18, KAUST_Apoly_ChrSc, whole genome shotgun sequence DNA.
AACTTGTAGAAATAGTAGTACAATTGATTATGTGAATTTATGTCTATGATTGGCCTGTTACTAATAAATTACCTGTCAATTTAAAGTGGAGCAAAAAAGTCTGGCTGTAACACACAGACTATTTACTGTTCACTATGCTAGTGCCAAcctcttacttttgtttaaaacaaGAACTAAATTTCCAGAACTATTCCTACCAGCAGAAACACCTcctgtcagctgtttgtcttGCAGAAATGTCTGAACAAGACATTTCATCTGCCTCTTGCACCTGTCTGGGTCTCTGAAAATGGCAGAGGGGTCCAGACACGCCATGTGCCTAACTGTTGGATACTTCAGGGGGCTCTTCTCCTGCACTTTACTGACGATGTTTGACAGTCCCTGCATACAGTCCATCCTAAATTGAAGGACTGAGTTCTGAACTGTTGCTGCTCTGAAAAGGGGAATAAGCTGTAAATAGTATTTATCATAAAATGATATGTGCTACTTGCATCCTGACTTCAATTTATAAAATTATCTTTCTAAATGATCATACTACCTTGAGGGCTGACTCAGTACCCAAGCCGATGTCGATGTGCTTTGGCTGGTGCCAGTTTTTTTTATCAGCTACATCTAGTTTGGTTAGTTGCAGTGTGCTGATGTCTTGCAGGACCTCTCGCTTGACAAAGCGCCTGAGTAGACCCTGGCAAAGAGAATCTCAAAAGTAGTCCCCCATATCCACAATGCATCATCATCAAAATTCTCATGCATgaacaaaaattgacaaatgtATCTGTATCTATTCTTCAATAACACAGTGAACACATCGATTAGCTCGGTCTTATGTGTAGTGACAAGAATGTTGTGATGATCATGTGGTGTGCTTTCCATATAAATAATTACCTTGATCAGTTCAGCCAAGTCTTTGCTGAAGAAAGGCATCACTGGCTCATCTGTTTGATACCTCTTCAAAAAGGGATTGAATGTCCTGGCAACAGTCATGCAGAACTCTAACTTGGCCAAGATGAGTGGATCTTTCAGGGCTGCTTCAATTGTGTCAAAGGATGCTGTCCCCGGGTTTGGGAGTTTCTTTCTTCTCACTGCATCCATATACTGCTCAAGTGATGGCCAGACTTCAATAGCCCTCTCTACCACGGGCAAGTTCTCTATCCACCGATGACCACAAAATGGTAAGGGGAAGATGGTGGATTTTGTGACAGCGCTGTAATCTTCTCTCCTTGCTGGTACGTTGTGGAAAAGGATGTGCATGGCTCTCAAAAGTTTGTCCAGTTGCCACATTGTGAATCCACTTTTAAAAGCATTATGCAATGTGTGCAGTCCACAGCTGCCCACGGAAACAAGCTGAGCACCTCCATTCAGTTCTGCATACTCTTGTTGGAAAAGTTCCAAAAACTTGAAATTTACATTGGGCCCATCCATGGAGATGGACATTAGGCTCCTGAGGTTAAGCTGGTCCACACACTCCtgagatgaaaataaagaaatacattttgaatGTATGTTTATTTCAAACTTAAATGGAAAAACATACATATGTATAGATCTATACAAATCCAacgaaataaaatacaatagtaAGCAAATGCAAATactactgcatttttttcctacTGTCATTAAActttgcaaagaagaaaaaaaaaaccattcaGTTCAAAAAGGGTGTAGGAAGAAGTAACAAACCTATCTAGTCCCAGCCCTTATTCCTTTTCAAAATGTCTGACTTAAATTCAACCTGAAGCACTCTTCAGGTCATAACCAATAATATATTTAGCAACAAAAAGCTCAGACAAATcataagaaaaacaacaaatttcaaaacaaagacaataatGACACATCACTGGATACACAGTATCCATGATGTTACtgattttctctttattttttccattatgtatctgtttaatatttcagttttaaagatATATTTAAACCTACCTATTGTGTTACATGATTTCAGTTCATCAGTGCAGCTGTTCCATAATGTAACTCCTTTTACTGAGACACAGTGaagtttcatattttcttactggttgttttttgaacataaaaattcctcaaaaatgatgtttgtcttctctcatttgaaaaaaactttGGATTCTATTTGGTAActtcagatttttaactttatgCATGATTTGGATAGTTTTATACTCAACCAGATCCTAGAATTTCAATGTTCAATGAAGAGTTAGTTTGATGGTTCTCTGTATGTGGTTTTGTTTATGATTCTTATTGATCTTTCCTGTAGGATGAATATAGgctctgtatttgttttgtttgtgttcccCCACACCTCAACACAGTAATTCGTGTATGGGAGTATGAAGGAGCAGTACAAAATGTATAATGAAGATTTATTTAGGAAATATTAGATTTTATCTAAAATTTGCAACTGACCAGTTTCTCATCtatcattacaccaagaaattTGATTTGACACTCTTTTAATCTCTACGTCATTTGTTATGAGCTTTTTGGTTGAGCAAGTCAGATGGCTCCCAATCataatatatttagttttatttaaatttaacatTAATTTATTTAAGTCAAAccaaccattttttaaaaactcttatCCTACTTCATCCAAAACTTTTTCAAAGCCAAATCCTTCCCACAAATGATCATTAAATCCGAGCATTGCAATTTTATAGTTCAAGTTATCGTTGGAGTCTTTTTCTCTTACTTCTGGTATCATTATCTCGTATGTcctaataataattacaaaatcatgaaaaaaataaataaaaattaagtaaTACTATGTTACTTACcttgacatgtttcagtaagtCCTGTGCCGTTGCATGCCCCATAAACTGGGACCCCAGGTACCTTGACTGGACCCGCTCACCTTCCCAAAAACGCACATGCAGGTCCAACTGCTTGGTCTTGTTTGTTTGATTCAGGCTTTCATCGAACATCAGCACGAACGGGCCCTTAACTTTGGAGATGAGGTCTCTCTTGATGTAGTCGGCTAATCCAAATTGCGTTATGTACGCCGTCTTGTCTTTTCCACACTTAAACGTTTTTGCTATCTTTGAATCCGGGAACATAGTCTGGAACAGCTTATCAATGTTCTCATTACCAGTATATGACTGGTGCTTGGTTACCGTATGAAAAGTCCATAGCACCTCCGCTTTTAGTGTCGGTGCAGACCCAAACGCTGTCCGAAGGTCGACAGGAGTTGAAGCAGACTGGGTCTCGGTGGACCTCGATGCTCCAGCTCCTGATGTGGAGCAATAGTGGCTGATTGACAGCGTTCGCTGCTGGCATTTTATAACCGCCTTGTGTTTTTCCGATCTGCAATGGGATTCCAATGCCTTGATGCCCAATGTTCcaagttttaaagttttcttgCATAAAGCGCAGTATGCCTCATATGCGTTTCCCTCCACAGGCTTCAACCAGGCATTGAACTGTTCGTCCTGAAGCCACAAATCGCTAAACTTGCATTTACCCATGTATGCAAGTACTGTAATTCGATTTTGTCATAAGTTTTCTCTGCTGCTATGCTAACAAGCTATCAACACACCGCTGAGCGTGCCGTGCACAGCAATGGCTGGTGGTGTTCGATAAATTGTGACCGGGCAGTACAGGTAGCATACATTTATTTCCGCTGCGTCCTCAAAAATCGAAACATTTCAAAGCGAGACTGAAGTTTATGCATGTTTTACATATAAGTAACATCAATAGATTTTTAAGACCTTTCAAAATCGTATTTAAGACCTTTTATAAGATTTTAGGagaattttagacattttaaggccttaaattcaaattattggatttaagacttttttagactttttaagACCCCAAGGATACCCTGATGatttaaagcacggtggaggcagcatcatgaggtgaagcatggtggtggcattatgtgaagcatggtggtggcagcatcatgacgtgaagcatggtggtggcagcatcatgatgtgaagcacgggggtggcagcatcatgacgtgaagcatggtggtggcagcatcatgacgtgaagcacggtggtggcagcatcatgacgtgaagcacggtggtggcagcatcatgatgtgaagcacggtggtggcagcatcatgacgtgaagcacggtgggggcattatcatgacgtgaagcacggtgggggcagcatcatgacgtgaagcacggtggtggcagcatcatgacgtgaagcacggtggtggcagcatcatgacgtgaagcacggtggtggcagcatcatgacgtgaagcacggtggaggtagcatcatgatgtgaagcacggtggtggcagcatcatgacgtgaagcacggtggtggcagcatcatgacgtgaagcacggtggtggcagcatcatgacgtgaagcacggtggtggcagcatcatgatgtgaagcacggtggaggtagcatcatgatgtgaagcacggtggtggcagcatcatgatgtgaagcacggtggtggcagcatcatgatgtgaagcacggtggtggcagcatcatgatgtgaagcacggtggtggcagcatcatgacgtgaagcacggtggtggcagcatcatgatgtgaagcacggtggtggtagcatcatgatgtgaagcatggattTGAATTTTCTTTATCATGAATTTGACATTCCCTTAGAGGAAGGTGAATCCTAGATTTAGACATTCTGACATCATCAGTCAAATGTCCAACAGTCTGATTGGCTAGTTTTAATTTTCCAGATTGGAAACAGGCCTGAAGGCACTCAGGTGTAAAACAGGAAGTGGCTACACACACAATCTTTGTtagcaaaaatatattttagcttctataaatgttttgtttttttgtaccaAAGGATTAGAATCTAAAGAACTTTAGTTAAATAGTTCAGGTTCATATTTCAGATGCTGGAATCTTCGACTTTAAcctgtaaaatgacacaaaccagctaaagattcatcagaaaagttttattaaaaatctcatttaatATTTGTTAGATTGATTAATTGCTCTAGAACTCAGTGATTGTTGGTTCTTGGACTCATCAGGTCATTAGTTGACAAGAAAACATCCATTTACATCCATCAGAAGATGATTCTACTGGCAAACAGAAGTTCTCTGCTGTAAACAGGATCTTCGTCTAGGTTTAGGTTTGAAACAGAAATTCTGCGTGTGATCAGTCTTAATGCAGCAGGAATCTCAGCATCATTTAAAGTGCACGTGATCATGTGTAATCTAGGAAGAAAACTCAGTGCTGGCTTTGACCACTAACTGGGTCGTCTAGAACCAGGACGTTCAAACCAGTAGCAGAGGTTGGACAGGAAACATCTTCACAGTTTGGCTCTTGGTGTTTGCTCCAACAGTGTCCTCATGTCCAGCAGAGCTTCCTCCACTGCCCCAGCCAGATGTGCTGAGTTGGTTTCCTTACAGGTGTTGAAGGACGACACGGCGAAGTTGATGTGGTCGTCCATGGGGTTGTAGCAGACGCCGTAACCATTGGGTACGACCGGACCGAAGCACATGACGCAGTCGGTCTTAGACGGTACCTGAGAAGGAAACGAGAATGTCATAGTTATAAAGCAAAGCAGCTTCAGTTCTACCTCCATGCGGTCCAtctgcatccatccatctattggCTCATTTCATCacctgcatttttatttaaaaactgatCTTGGTAGACaaaagtttcaagcaaatcagtcATGGTTGATCAGAGGATCCTGATTATTTGAACATTACTGATATTCACTTTACTTTCGTTTCTACGGTTCTTCCTGGTCCATACCTGACTCGTAGAGAGCTTGTAGTGTAAGGCTTTAGCATACGCAGCATCTTTGAAAACATCAGGCACAGAAATGTTTTCCTCCATCGCCTGCATCTTCAGGCCCAGCAGATGTCTGTCTATGGCCTGGCCGCTGATCGCCTGGAAAagacgggaaaacgtatttgtttgcatttttaagtaACTTGATGTTCAGTATTTTCAAAAAGAGGGACATAGAGTGGATGTACTCTATTGTGCTGCAGCTACGTCGCTAATGACATCCCTagagtgaagcatggtggtggcagcatcatgtaatgaaaacatggaggtggcagcatcgtgtAATAgtagcatggaggtggcagcatcatgtcatggaagcatggaggtggcagcatcatgtaatgaaaacatggaggtggcagcatcgtgtAATAgtagcatggaggtggcagcatcatgtcatggaagcatggaggtggcagcatcatgtcatggaagcatggaggtggcagcatcatgtaacgaaagcatggaggtggcagcatcatgtcaTGAAAGCATgaaggtggcagcatcatgtcatgaaagcatggaggtggcagcatcatgtcaTGGAAGCATGGAGGGGGCAGCATCATGTCAtggaagcatggaggtggcagcatcatgtaacgaaagcatggaggtggcagcatcatgtcaTGAAAGCATgaaggtggcagcatcatgtcaTGAAAGCATgaaggtggcagcatcatgtcatggaagcatggaggtggcagtatcatgtaatggaagcatggaggtggcagcatcatgtcaTGAAAGCATGAAGGTGTCAGCATCATGTCAtgaaagcatggaggtggcagcatcatgtaatggaagcatggaggtggcggcatcatgtcatggaagcatggaggtggcagtatcatgtaatggaagcatggaggtggcagtatcatgtaacgaaagcatggaggtggcagcatcatgtcaTGAAAGCATgaaggtggcagcatcatgtcaTGAAAGCATgaaggtggcagcatcatgtaatggaagcatggaggtggcggcatcatgtcatggaagcatggaggtggcagtatcatgtaatggaagcatggaggtggcagtatcatgtaatgaaagcatggaggtggcagcatcatgtcatgaaagcatggaggtggcagcatcatgtcatgaaagcatggaggtggcagcatcatgttcaCCAGTTCCTTCCTGATCAGTAAAGACTCACCATGTTAGTGTACGTCCGGTGAGCTTTGACAGCTTTATCCAGGAGACTGACCTTCTCTGTGTTCTGTCCAAAACAGGAAGTAGACGTTAGTTAGCAGGTTGGAGGTAAACGGAGTAGAAGTATATCTGAAAGGTTTCCTCGAACCTGCAACATCAAAATATTACTCATTCTTGTATTCTAGGCAGTGTGTAGCCTGACAGTTGTACTGTGAACTCTGCAATACCAGAGTTTGGATTGTATTTTGAGTTGATCGGTTCAGCAGAAGATGGCCTCCTACCTGCTTGCTGAGGTCATCGAAGGCTTTGACGAAGGAAGCCGAGGCACTTGAGGCTGATCGGATTGTATCTGTACGACCGAGTCGAAACATCCGCAGGGAGGCACTTTCATAGGTGGCACAGCAGTGACGGTACAACCTGTAGGAACAGAGCAGGGAAAACTGTCGGCAAACTCTGAAACATACCTGGTGTTCAATCAAAAAGACGTGACTTTCCTAACCTGTAGTAGGCCAGCTGTAGCGCCACCTGTATGAAGGCATCTGGGCTCATCTTGTGGGCTTTAGGGACATTTTTTCCAAAGTGGCCGAAcactttaaccctcatgtccaGGTCATCGGCCAGTCTGAGGAGGGAAAATATTAGAACATTAGCATCCGGTTTTTATCCCTAATGACATGAAGAGCACagtagtgtttgttttttgtagcatttcaacattgaatcacggtctaatttctttgtcattttagacgAAAGTTTACTCCTCTGAAGAAGACaaagactagtgagggaggccaccaagacacctatgacccCTTCCACAATGGGTGAATACTTCTTACAGCTACTCTAAGTATGAATTCTAAATGTTTCTTCCTCACATGTTCATGCTGTGTTTGGCCTCCTCAATGTCCTTGCTGATCTCAGCTGTGATGTTGAATCGTAGTTTCTGAGGCGAAGGTAAAGACCCGGTGGTGGACTGACCcaactccagcttcctcctggTGGGACGAACGAGAtgaaagacatgaaacatcGGATGGAACCCAAAGCCACAGAAAACCTCCCGGCCTGAATGATATGTGGTTTACTTACATGAACTCGACAACGTGGTCGAGTAAGGCCACGATGGGCGGACCTTCAGCTGGAGCGTGCTCATAGTTAGCACCACACGTTCCATCTTCTCCAACAATGAACTGGAAGAAAGATGTgcaagataaaaaacaaaaaagcactgTTTTCACTGACTCTACGTACATGTTGAGCATTTACAGATCTGTACATTCATTCTAAAGGTAAAAATCTTACTGTACAAAGCCTGGTTTCAATGAGGGGGAACTAGAATTAACTTTAGTTGCGTGGACTGGCATCTGGGTGCATTTATAAGTTTTTTGCTTCTACTCTACCTCAAGGTCTCTCAGATTTGGATGAACCCGTCTCACAACTCAAGACGAATAGACGCCCTTTAAATAAGcatatacatgtatgtataaGATTAGACCACCTGCAGCGTCTTGTCAAACCAACGGTTGCCGCTGTTCCACCGACTCCCTCCTCCGTGCAACATCTGGACGGCTGCACAGCTGCGATACAAATCGTCCGACACTCGAGGTGTCGCTCCGTCCAGACACAGAGTGAAGATGCTCCTCTGGATGGCTGAGACCGAATCTTTGTTGGTCTTATCTGGACGACACAACGAAACCCGCAAAAACAGACACTCCATCTAAATATACACGCCTTAGTAGGGATCAGagtcagatttattcaagtATGAAGTCTACAAATGCAAATATAACACTGTTCTAGTGTCGTAGTATGAAACACCGAGTATGTCCTGGTGATGAGTCCATCACTGCGGTGGAAACAAACCACAGACGACAACCAAAAATGCAGGAAATCCAACATTTTTGTACTCTTGAAATTGCCACTACAGTACCTAAAGTTGTGAACCAGTGTGTCATGTTTGAGATAGACTTTAATCATCAGAATTTCAAGTTCAAAAGTGAAATTATGTAAACTTATCTGGTTTCTTGGCCTCCATTAAGCACCACTGGTATGGTTCTATTAATGAAGACATACTGGGGAAAGTCTTTCTTACTACTTCTATCAGCTGTTTGAATTTCTACTATTCAGGGCATCAGGGAATTGCTCTGGACTGACCTTCAGAAACGCTAAAGCTTTGTCAGTTTGTCTCCGATTAAAAGATAACTGAAGAGTGCAGCTGCTTCTCCAGTCTTAAACCCTTGAAACCCAGAGGTTATTCAAAAGTGCTCAGTTTTCTAATATTTATAGTTTGTTGACTTTCTTGGCCAAGTTTACCTCAAAAAAGACccttcctggttaaataaaggttgaagTGAGTGTAAGTGTCCAGCTGGGCCGAGCGGCTATTTGTGTTGGTTCTTTTCTTGTTATTCATGTTCCGGGGTAGCCCAGCCTATTGAAGAAGGCACACAGTTTGTCACACGCCATTCATGTCATGCCATTCATGTCGCTGTGCAACTGTGCTGCGGTCGGAAGCAGGAATTAAGTAAGTTAACCAGAACTAAATGAAAGTAATCAAGCTGAGCTGAGTGGGAATTTACTTATTTTTGGTTGCTTTATGTGGAGGTTGTTGTGGAGTGTGGTTTGTCCACAATCAACCGTGGGCCAGTCATTCAGC
It encodes the following:
- the LOC110961009 gene encoding keratin-associated protein 5-4-like isoform X3; translated protein: MVVAASCNENMEVAASCNSSMEVAASCHGSMEVAASCNENMEVAASCNSSMEVAASCHGSMEVAASCHGSMEVAASCNESMEVAASCHESMKVAASCHESMEVAASCHGSMEGAASCHGSMEVAASCNESMEVAASCHESMKVAASCHESMKVAASCHGSMEVAVSCNGSMEVAASCHESMKVSASCHESMEVAASCNGSMEVAASCHGSMEVAVSCNGSMEVAVSCNESMEVAASCHESMKVAASCHESMKVAASCNGSMEVAASCHGSMEVAVSCNGSMEVAVSCNESMEVAASCHESMEVAASCSPVPS
- the LOC110961009 gene encoding keratin-associated protein 5-4-like isoform X9; its protein translation is MVVAASCNENMEVAASCNSSMEVAASCHGSMEVAASCNENMEVAASCNSSMEVAASCHGSMEVAASCHESMKVAASCHESMEVAASCHGSMEGAASCHGSMEVAASCNESMEVAASCHESMKVAASCHESMKVAASCHGSMEVAVSCNGSMEVAASCHESMKVSASCHESMEVAASCNGSMEVAASCHGSMEVAVSCNGSMEVAVSCNESMEVAASCHESMKVAASCHESMKVAASCNGSMEVAASCHGSMEVAVSCNGSMEVAVSCNESMEVAASCHESMEVAASCHESMEVAASCSPVPS
- the LOC110961009 gene encoding keratin-associated protein 5-4-like isoform X23 is translated as MVVAASCNENMEVAASCNSSMEVAASCHGSMEVAASCNENMEVAASCNSSMEVAASCHGSMEVAASCHGSMEVAASCNESMEVAASCHESMKVAASCHESMEVAASCHGSMEGAASCHGSMEVAASCNESMEVAASCHESMKVAASCHESMKVSASCHESMEVAASCNGSMEVAASCHGSMEVAVSCNGSMEVAVSCNESMEVAASCHESMKVAASCHESMKVAASCNGSMEVAASCHGSMEVAVSCNGSMEVAVSCNESMEVAASCHESMEVAASCHESMEVAASCSPVPS
- the LOC110961009 gene encoding keratin-associated protein 5-4-like isoform X1 → MVVAASCNENMEVAASCNSSMEVAASCHGSMEVAASCNENMEVAASCNSSMEVAASCHGSMEVAASCHGSMEVAASCNESMEVAASCHESMKVAASCHESMEVAASCHGSMEGAASCHGSMEVAASCNESMEVAASCHESMKVAASCHESMKVAASCHGSMEVAVSCNGSMEVAASCHESMKVSASCHESMEVAASCNGSMEVAASCHGSMEVAVSCNGSMEVAVSCNESMEVAASCHESMKVAASCHESMKVAASCNGSMEVAASCHGSMEVAVSCNGSMEVAASCHESMEVAASCHESMEVAASCSPVPS
- the LOC110961009 gene encoding keratin-associated protein 5-4-like isoform X40, whose protein sequence is MVVAASCNENMEVAASCNSSMEVAASCHGSMEVAASCNENMEVAASCNSSMEVAASCHGSMEVAASCHGSMEVAASCNESMEVAASCHESMKVAASCHESMEVAASCHGSMEGAASCHGSMEVAASCNESMEVAASCHESMKVAASCHESMKVAASCNGSMEVAASCHGSMEVAASCHESMKVAASCHESMKVAASCNGSMEVAASCHGSMEVAVSCNGSMEVAVSCNESMEVAASCHESMEVAASCHESMEVAASCSPVPS
- the LOC110961009 gene encoding keratin-associated protein 5-4-like isoform X31, with translation MVVAASCNENMEVAASCNSSMEVAASCHGSMEVAASCNENMEVAASCNSSMEVAASCHGSMEVAASCHGSMEVAASCNESMEVAASCHESMKVAASCHESMEVAASCHGSMEGAASCHGSMEVAASCNESMEVAASCHESMKVAASCHESMKVAASCHGSMEVAVSCNGSMEVAASCHESMKVSASCHESMEVAASCNGSMEVAASCNGSMEVAASCHGSMEVAVSCNGSMEVAVSCNESMEVAASCHESMEVAASCHESMEVAASCSPVPS
- the LOC110961009 gene encoding keratin-associated protein 5-4-like isoform X29, translating into MVVAASCNENMEVAASCNSSMEVAASCHGSMEVAASCHESMKVAASCHESMEVAASCHGSMEGAASCHGSMEVAASCNESMEVAASCHESMKVAASCHESMKVAASCHGSMEVAVSCNGSMEVAASCHESMKVSASCHESMEVAASCNGSMEVAASCHGSMEVAVSCNGSMEVAVSCNESMEVAASCHESMKVAASCHESMKVAASCNGSMEVAASCHGSMEVAVSCNGSMEVAVSCNESMEVAASCHESMEVAASCHESMEVAASCSPVPS
- the LOC110961009 gene encoding keratin-associated protein 5-4-like isoform X28; the encoded protein is MVVAASCNENMEVAASCNSSMEVAASCHGSMEVAASCNENMEVAASCNSSMEVAASCHGSMEVAASCHGSMEVAASCNESMEVAASCHESMKVAASCHESMEVAASCHGSMEGAASCHGSMEVAASCNESMEVAASCHESMKVAASCHESMKVAASCNGSMEVAASCHGSMEVAVSCNGSMEVAVSCNESMEVAASCHESMKVAASCHESMKVAASCNGSMEVAASCHGSMEVAVSCNGSMEVAVSCNESMEVAASCHESMEVAASCHESMEVAASCSPVPS
- the LOC110961009 gene encoding keratin-associated protein 5-4-like isoform X33 — its product is MVVAASCNENMEVAASCNSSMEVAASCHGSMEVAASCNENMEVAASCNSSMEVAASCHGSMEVAASCHGSMEVAASCNESMEVAASCHESMKVAASCHESMEVAASCHGSMEGAASCHGSMEVAASCNESMEVAASCHESMKVAASCNGSMEVAASCHGSMEVAVSCNGSMEVAVSCNESMEVAASCHESMKVAASCHESMKVAASCNGSMEVAASCHGSMEVAVSCNGSMEVAVSCNESMEVAASCHESMEVAASCHESMEVAASCSPVPS